The Coffea eugenioides isolate CCC68of chromosome 8, Ceug_1.0, whole genome shotgun sequence genome has a segment encoding these proteins:
- the LOC113780640 gene encoding uncharacterized protein LOC113780640, translating into MAEFVADNPNIFEELGRYFKRQGKEKAESSKRRPTKSPEVPSGEDSDEGHLSRSTSRRATSKATSKIASISRAFSRGLLGKQAENPPRRPGGLAAEYMRAPPFTDGRGHSPEVVLGLGTKEHFLAGRFERPVHSPLRIISANNKDFGLPPEPTAGSRRVTALICAEVQRGDVQIPDQHEQVTIAAFTKGLIAGLFNTEIHRDYPRTLRELWDRVDQGIRSEDLNRMKREAQATRTGPESRRKKDTGRAEPSSGGSSSQFRDRRSVFDRIVKGRSSTSDAELTPLNSSRTHVLAVMRQNHLGRAPPEILGRRDKRNSSLYCAYHRDVGHETEDCNDLKREIENLIRQGYLKQFVRKDGGFNRSASHRENRGPRREDRRDTKMHCRDPEDHKEDQRPPRDRSLGGYGPTIAGVINTIAGGPTGGDSQNFRKRTYCQAGMETAEPSSRLSEVITYGPSDPVPAASNSHETLVIEVLTNKYIVKKVYIDPGSSVDVLYYRTFESLKLAREQLTPVRTPLVGFGGHVVHPEGMVTLMVTIGRHPRCRTVPVSFAVVRTDSPYNMLIGRPTLNALRAVYSTYHLSFKFSTPAGVAEVSSDVNAARECYLATIQAAVTPRTASKAGEKRPAVLSIDSIDPQESRKPSRLEPGDEVEQVVLDEARPDQVVQVGAGLPSPLKEEMISLIRDHRDVFAWSADEVVGVPPELMIHQLNVNPQAQPVRQKRRHFGPERSKAISDEVDKLLLAKMIHEVQYPTWLSNPVMVKKEPSGWRMCVDFTDLNKACPKDCYPLPRIDTLVDSAMGYDILCFLDAFKGYHQIGMSEEDQEKTAFYTDRGTYCYTTMPFGLKNAGATYQRLINRLFKNQIGRNVEAYVDDILVKSLTTSASLSDMREVFGVLRDSRMKLNPKKCVFGVTSGKFLGYLVSRRGIEANPDKVKAIQDMSPPRNLREVQRLNGRLPALNRFLSQSAAKALPFFKVLKKADQFAWIEECQVAFDQLKQYLHHLPTLASPRPEEKLYLYLSAADEAVSAVLIRDEDTQVPVYYVSRALRGPETRYTQVKKLVLRLVHAARRLKPYFLAHPISVRTDQPLRQILVRPEASGRLTKWAVELGEYDLSYEPRTAIKAQALADFLAELTFTEGREPTSAAAEVSNSHLWTLYVDGSSNGDGSGAGLLLEDPQGEVFSYALRFDFPATNNEAEYEALIAGLQLARRLGAQQIHVRSDSQLVVCQVLGEYEAKDETMQRYLSKVHQLTAYFESFEILRIPRSQNRRADALSRLASTSFSDLNKTVLVEVLDEPGYLGEVACPVHLGDMWMSPFILFLDQEILPEDRAEARRIQRKAARFALREGELYKRSYLGPWLKCVTPEAGRQILREIHEGLCGAHIGHRMLARKTLLLGYFWPSIRQDAQDLVLGCPSCQAHAPEHHQPSNFMVPITSPWPFEQWGTDIIGPFPKAVGGYTFLVTVVDYFTKWVEAEPLRTISGLAVQKFFWKCIVCRFGIPQVVILDNGRQFSENPFKAWCENLGIKQHFTSVGHPQANGQAENFNGTLLHGLKTRLHQAGTSWVEELPSVLWSYRTTPRSATQETPFSLTYGAEAVIPAEILTPSSRLAAYAAEVNQEERQLDLDLVDERRDLASAQIASYKNTLSRYYNARVRHRRFQPGDLVLRKNSVSRIETQGKLGPKWEGPYLVVESSLNGCCKLSYRDGTLVPRIWHAENLKMYYA; encoded by the exons ATGGCCGAGTTTGTAGCAGACAACCCAAATATCTTTGAAGAACTGGGGAGGTACTTCAAGAGGCAGGGGAAGGAAAAGGCCGAGTCCTCCAAGAGGAGACCAACGAAGTCCCCTGAAGTACCTTCCGGAGAGGACTCCGATGAGGGGCACCTCTCTCGGAGCACTTCTAGGCGCGCCACTTCCAAGGCGACGTCTAAGATTGCGTCTATTTCGCGGGCGTTCTCCCGGGGTCTACTAGGAAAACAAGCTGAGAACCCACCTCGGCGTCCCGGGGGCTTAGCCGCCGAGTACATGAGGGCCCCGCCCTTCACCGATGGCCGAG GGCACAGCCCGGAAGTGGTTCTGGGGCTTGGAACCAAGGAGCATTTCCTCGCTGGACGATTTGAAAGACCGGTTCATTCACCGCTTCGTATTATCTCGGCCAATAACAAAGACTTCGGCCTACCTCCTGAACCTACAGCAGGCTCCCGGCGAGTCACTGCGCTCATATGTGCAGAGGTTCAACGAGGAGATGTGCAGATACCTGATCAACATGAGCAGGTAACTATAGCTGCCTTCACCAAAGGGCTGATTGCGGGACTCTTCAATACCGAAATACATCGGGACTACCCCCGCACACTTCGGGAACTCTGGGATCGAGTGGATCAAGGAATCCGAAGTGAGGACCTCAATCGCATGAAGCGAGAGGCTCAAGCCACTCGTACTGGGCCGGAGTCCCGAAGGAAAAAAGACACCGGTCGAGCCGAGCCAAGCTCTGGTGGCTCGTCGAGTCAATTCCGGGACCGCCGGAGTGTCTTCGATCGGATTGTGAAGGGCAGGTCGTCCACCTCGGACGCCGAGCTGACACCGCTCAATTCCAGCCGGACCCATGTCTTGGCCGTGATGAGACAAAACCACCTCGGCCGAGCTCCTCCTGAAATTTTGGGGAGGAGAGATAAGAGGAACTCCAGCCTCTACTGTGCCTACCACCGGGATGTTGGGCACGAAACTGAGGATTGCAACGATCTGAAGCGAGAGATCGAGAACCTGATCCGTCAGGGGTATCTGAAGCAATTCGTCCGCAAGGACGGAGGCTTCAACCGAAGCGCCTCCCACCGGGAGAATCGGGGCCCCCGCCGAGAAGACCGGCGGGACACGAAAATGCACTGCCGAGATCCTGAGGACCACAAGGAGGACCAGCGACCTCCGCGCGATAGGTCACTGGGGGGCTACGGCCCCACCATTGCCGGGGTGATCAACACAATCGCGGGTGGTCCGACGGGAGGGGACAGCCAAAATTTCCGGAAGCGGACCTACTGCCAAGCCGGGATGGAGACGGCCGAGCCGAGCTCCAGGCTGTCCGAGGTGATCACCTATGGTCCCAGCGACCCCGTCCCGGCCGCCTCCAACAGTCACGAAACTCTCGTGATCGAAGTCCTCACCAACAAATACATAGTCAAGAAGGTCTACATTGACCCAGGAAGCTCGGTAGACGTCCTGTACTACCGAACCTTCGAAAGCCTAAAACTGGCCAGGGAGCAACTCACCCCTGTCCGAACTCCCCTCGTTGGCTTCGGGGGACACGTCGTCCACCCGGAGGGTATGGTGACCCTGATGGTGACTATCGGGCGTCATCCCCGCTGCCGAACCGTACCTGTCAGTTTCGCAGTGGTCCGGACGGACTCTCCTTACAACATGTTGATAGGTCGGCCCACACTTAACGCCTTGAGGGCTGTATATTCCACCTACCACTTGAGTTTCAAATTCTCGACGCCCGCcggggtggccgaggtgagcagCGATGTGAACGCCGCCCGAGAATGCTACCTAGCCACCATCCAGGCCGCGGTCACTCCCCGGACTGCGTCAAAGGCCGGAGAGAAGAGGCCAGCCGTCCTCTCCATAGACAGCATTGACCCTCAGGAGTCAAGAAAGCCCAGCAGGCTTGAGCCCGGAGATGAAGTGGAACAGGTGGTCTTGGATGAGGCGAGACCTGACCAAGTGGTCCAAGTAGGAGCTGGACTCCCCTCACccctgaaagaagaaatgatctCCCTGATCAGGGACCACCGAGACGTCTTCGCGTGGTCAGCGGATGAAGTGGTCGGAGTGCCACCCGAACTCATGATTCACCAACTCAACGTTAACCCACAGGCCCAACCTGTGCGGCAGAAACGGAGGCACTTCGGCCCCGAACGTAGCAAGGCCATATCCGATGAGGTCGACAAACTCTTGCTCGCCAAGATGATTCACGAGGTCCAATACCCCACCTGGCTGTCCAATCCAGTCATGGTCAAAAAGGAACCCAGTGGGTGGAGGATGTGTGTGGACTTCACGGACCTTAACAAGgcctgccccaaagattgctacCCTTTGCCGAGGATAGACACCCTCGTCGACTCGGCAATGGGATATGATATCCTCTGCTTCCTAGATGCCTTCAAAGGGTACCATCAAATAGGAATGAGTGAagaggatcaagagaaaacGGCGTTCTACACCGACCGAGGTACTTATTGTTACACTACCATGCCATTCGGGCTAAAGAACGCCGGGGCGACCTACCAAAGGCTGATCAACCGACTCTTCAAAAATCAGATCGGCCGCAATGTAGAGGCCTATGTGGACGACATTCTCGTCAAGAGCTTAACCACTTCGGCTTCTCTGTCCGATATGAGGGAGGTCTTCGGTGTCCTGCGGGACTCGAGGATGAAATTGAATCCCAAGAAGTGCGTCTTCGGCGTCACCTCCGGAAAGTTCTTGGGGTATCTGGTTTCCCGCCGGGGAATCGAGGCCAACCCCGACAAGGTCAAGGCCATTCAAGACATGTCCCCACCTCGGAACCTCCGAGAAGTCCAGAGGCTAAATGGACGCTTGCCTGCCCTGAATCGATTTCTGTCTCAATCTGCTGCGAAAGCCTTGCCCTTCTTTAAGGTGTTGAAGAAGGCTGATCAGTTCGCCTGGATTGAGGAATGTCAGGTTGCCTTCGACCAGCTGAAGCAATACCTGCACCACCTACCAACTCTCGCCTCACCTCGGCCCGAGGAGAagctctacctctacctctccGCAGCCGACGAGGCTGTCAGCGCTGTTCTCATCCGAGACGAGGACACTCAAGTGCCAGTGTACTACGTCAGCCGAGCACTCCGTGGGCCAGAAACTCGGTACACCCAGGTGAAAAAGCTCGTGCTAAGGCTAGTCCACGCAGCACGGCGGCTGAAGCCCTATTTCCTTGCTCACCCCATCTCTGTCCGAACCGATCAACCATTGCGGCAGATCCTGGTGCGACCCGAAGCTTCCGGGCGCCTTACCAAGTGGGCAGTTGAGTTAGGCGAGTATGACCTGTCATACGAGCCACGCACCGCCATCAAGGCTCAAGCTTTGGCCGACTTCCTGGCCGAGCTCACCTTCACGGAAGGTCGAGAGCCGACCTCCGCCGCTGCCGAAGTGTCCAATTCACACTTGTGGACGTTGTATGTGGACGGATCCTCCAATGGGGATGGCAGCGGAGCAGGGCTGCTCTTAGAAGACCCTCAGGGGGAAGTGTTCTCATATGCCCTCCGCTTCGACTTCCCTGCCACCAACAATGAAGCCGAATATGAGGCATTGATCGCGGGACTCCAGCTAGCCCGTAGACTCGGTGCCCAACAAATCCACGTCCGCAGTGACTCCCAACTCGTAGTATGCCAAGTTTTGGGTGAATACGAGGCCAAGGATGAGACCATGCAACGGTATCTCTCCAAAGTACACCAACTTACTGCATATTTCGAGTCTTTCGAAATCCTAAGGATCCCCAGGTCCCAAAATAGGCGAGCCGACGCCTTATCCCGGCTGGCCTCCACCTCATTCTCTGACCTCAACAAGACCGTCTTGGTGGAGGTGCTGGACGAGCCGGGATACCTGGGAGAGGTGGCCTGTCCCGTACACCTTGGAGATATGTGGATGAGCCCGTTCATCCTCTTCTTGGATCAGGAAATCCTCCCCGAGGATCGAGCCGAGGCCAGAAGGATACAACGCAAAGCGGCTCGGTTTGCTCTCCGCGAGGGAGAGCTGTATAAACGCTCCTACCTCGGCCCGTGGCTGAAGTGTGTCACGCCCGAGGCAGGACGTCAGATCCTCCGCGAGATCCACGAAGGCCTATGTGGGGCTCACATCGGCCATAGGATGTTGGCCAGGAAGACCTTGCTTCTTGGATACTTTTGGCCGTCCATCCGACAAGATGCCCAAGATCTCGTTCTCGGCTGCCCTTCCTGTCAGGCCCATGCACCCGAGCATCACCAGCCTTCGAATTTCATGGTTCCAATTACTTCGCCCTGGCCGTTCGAGCAATGGGGGACAGATATCATCGGTCCTTTCCCTAAAGCGGTCGGAGGTTACACCTTCCTTGTCACCGTTGTGGATTATTTCACCAAGTGGGTCGAGGCCGAGCCTCTAAGAACCATCTCGGGGCTGGCGGTCCAGAAGTTCTTTTGGAAGTGCATTGTTTGCCGCTTCGGCATACCTCAGGTCGTCATCTTAGACAATGGAAGACAGTTTTCCGAGAACCCATTCAAGGCTTGGTGCGAGAACCTCGGCATCAAACAACACTTCACCTCGGTAGGCCACCCTCAGGCCAACGGTCAAGCAGAGAATTTCAATGGAACTCTTTTGCACGGCCTCAAGACCCGACTACACCAGGCTGGAACTTCATGGGTAGAAGAGCTCCCAAGTGTCCTATGGTCTTATCGGACTACGCCGAGGTCAGCCACGCAAGAGACCCCGTTTTCCTTGACCTATGGAGCCGAGGCCGTCATCCCCGCCGAGATCCTTACTCCCAGTTCTCGGCTAGCAGCCTACGCGGCCGAGGTGAACCAAGAGGAGAGACAATTGGATCTCGACCTTGTCGATGAGAGAAGGGATCTCGCCTCAGCTCAGATAGCTTCCTACAAGAACACACTATCCCGCTATTACAATGCCCGAGTTCGACACCGTCGATTCCAGCCAGGAGACTTAGTCCTCAGGAAAAACTCGGTCAGCCGAATTGAAACCCAAGGGAAATTGGGTCCAAAATGGGAAGGCCCTTACCTGGTTGTGGAATCTAGTCTTAATGGGTGTTGTAAATTAAGCTATCGAGATGGCACACTAGTGCCGAGGATTTGGCACGCCGAGAACCTCAAAATGTATTATGCTTGA